In Nocardia higoensis, one genomic interval encodes:
- the yidD gene encoding membrane protein insertion efficiency factor YidD, with translation MRSAAAAVTRLPARALIFLIELYRTYVSPTRMPVCRFTPTCSEYAVTALRTRGFVVGLGLAAVRLLKCAPWHPGGWDPVPERHARRRSEAAADAPSAPHACKGSPHAVTNDGST, from the coding sequence ATGAGATCCGCCGCTGCCGCCGTCACCCGGCTGCCCGCCCGGGCATTGATCTTTCTGATCGAGCTGTATCGGACCTACGTCTCCCCCACCCGGATGCCGGTGTGCCGTTTCACGCCGACCTGCAGCGAGTACGCGGTCACCGCTCTGCGCACCCGTGGCTTCGTCGTCGGCCTCGGACTGGCAGCCGTGCGACTGCTCAAGTGCGCACCCTGGCACCCTGGTGGGTGGGATCCCGTTCCGGAGCGCCATGCGCGGCGCCGGAGCGAGGCTGCCGCCGACGCGCCGTCGGCGCCACATGCTTGTAAAGGTTCGCCGCACGCGGTGACGAACGACGGGAGTACATAG